The sequence below is a genomic window from Mobula hypostoma chromosome X1, sMobHyp1.1, whole genome shotgun sequence.
TTATTTATACGACAGACTAAATATTGCAGTTGCATTGTTTTGTGAGCTAACAATAATTGTATTGATGAAAACTAAAGATGGTCAATTTAGCAAATAAATTGGTAAAGTGATATTATTAATCCCTTTTCCAACAATGATCCTATCATTGGCTGAATGAACTCTGTTCCTGAATTATCATTTGTATGAACTCTTGATCAACTTCAACAACTATTTACTTGACTATCACAAATATTAATATTTGTATTATACGAATCTGATAAAATTGAATTCATGAAAGTGTGTAACAATTAAGATGTACAATTTTAAGATAATCAAGTAAATTCTAAAAGTGCTCAACCTTTGGAAACAAACATTGTTTGAAATGTGGCTTGGGTGTCACTTTAGAGTTTAAATTTTACACTAAATGGAAAATTATCTTTTCTGTTTATAGATGAATGTGGACAGCTCTATATGtaagtgttgtttgtgttgtgtactCAGACATTTTTCTAAACACAATGATTTTTAAACTTTAAAACCTATATTCCTGTTGTTGAGAATCATGACAACATAATAttagaacaacacacatcaaagttgctggtgaacgcagcaggccaggcagcatctctaggaagaggtacagtcgatgtttcaggccaagacccttcgtcaggactaactgaaggaagagctagtaaaagatttgaaagtgggagggggagggggagatccaaaatgataggagaagacaggagggggaaggatggagccaagagctggacagttgattggcaaaggggatatgagaggatcatgggacaggaggcccagggagaaggaaagtgggagggggggaacccagaggatgggcaaggggtatagtcagagggacagagggagaaaaaggagagaaagagaaagaatgtgtgtatataaataaataacggatggggtacgagggggaggtggggcattagcggaagttagagaagtcaatgtccatgccatcaggttggaggctacccagacggaatataaggtgttattcctccaacctgagtgtggcttcatcttgacagtagaggaggccgtggatagacatatcagaatgggaatgggatgtggaattaaaatgtgtggccactgggatatcctgctttctctggcggacagagcgtaggtgttcagcaaaacgatctcccagtctgcattggtctcgccaatatatagaagaccacatcgggagcaccggacacagtatatcaccccagtcgactcacaggtgaagtgtcgcctcacctggaaggactgtctggggccctgaatggtggtaagggaagaagtgtaagggcatgtgtagcacttgttccgcttacaagaataagtgccaggagggagaccggtggggagggatgggggggacaaatggacaagggagtcgcatagggagtgatccctgtggaaagcgggggggggggggagggaaagatgtgcttagtggtggaatcccgttggaggtggcggaaattacgaagaataatatgttggacccggaggctggtggggtggtaggtgaggaccaggggaacccaattcctagtggggtgacgggaggatggagtgtgagcagatgtgcgtgaaatgggggagatgcgtttgagagcagagttgatggtggaggaagggaagcccctttctttaaaaaaggaggacatctacctcatcctggaatgaaaagcctctcctgagagcagatgcggtggagacggaggaattgtgagaaggggatggcatttttgcaagaacagggtgagaagaggaatagtccagatagctgtgagagtcagtaggcttatagtagacatcagtagataagctgcctccagagatagagacagaaagatctagaaaggggagggaggtgtcggaaatggaccaggtaaacttgagggcagggtgaaagttggaggcaaagttaatgaagtcaacgagctcagcatgcgtgcaggaagcagtgccaatgcagtcatcaatgtagcgaaggaaaagtgggggacagataccagaataggtttggaacatagatcgttccacaaagctgtaacttccgccacctccaatgggatcccagcactaagcacatctttccctccccccccctctgcattccgcagggatcgctccctacgcgactcccttgtccattcgtcccccccatccctccccactgatctccctactggcacatatccttgtaagcggaacaagtgctacacatgcccttacacttcctcccttaccaccattcagggccccagacagtccttccaggtgaggcgacacttcacctgtgagtcggctggggtgatatactgcgtccggtgctcccgatgtggccttttatatattggcgaaacccgacgcagactgggagatcgttttgctgaacacctacgctctgtccgccagagaaagcaggatctcccagtggcaacacattttaattccacatcccattcccattctgatatgtctatccatggcctcctctactgtaaagatgaagccacactcaggttaaagatagaaacatagaaaataggtgcaggagtaggccattcggcccttcgagcctgcaccgccattcagtatgatcatggctgatcatccaactcagaaccctgtgccagccttccctccatacccactgatccctttagccacaagggccatatctaactccctcttaaatatagccaatgaactggcctcaactgtttcctgtggcaaagaattccacagattcaccactctctgtgtgaagaagtttttcctcatcttggtccctttatcctcaaactgtgacccctcgttctggacttccccaacatcgggaacaatcttcctgcatctagcctgtccaatccctttaggattttatacatttcaatcagattctccctcaatcttctaaattccaacgagtataagcctagttcatccagtctttcatcatatgaaagtcctgccatcccaggaatcaatctggtgatccttctctgtactccctctatggcaaggatgtctttcctcagattaggggaccaaaactgcacacaatactccaggtgtggtctcaccaaggccttgtacaactgcagtagtacctccctgctcctgtactcgaatcctcttgctataaatgccagcataccattcgcctttttcaccacctgctgtacctgcatgcccactttcaatgactggtgtataatgacaccgaggtctcgttgcacttccccttttcctaatcggccaccattcagataataatctgttttcctgtttttgccaccaaagtggatgacttcacatttgtccacattaaattgcatctgccatgaaattgcccattcacctaacctatccaagtcaccctgcatcctcttagcatcctcctcacagctaacactgccgcccagcttcctgtcatccgcaaacttggagatgctgcatttaattccctcatccaagtcattaatatatattgtaaacaactcgggtcccagcactgagctttgtggtaccccactagtcactgcctgccattctgaaaaggtcccatttattcccactctttgcttcctgtctgccaaccaattctctatccacctcaataccttacccccaataccgtgtgctttaagtttgcacactaatctcctgtgtgggaccttgtcaaaagccttttgaaaatccaaatataccacatccactggttctcccctatccactctactagttacatcctcaaaaaattctatgagattcgtcaaacatgattttcctttcacaaaccaatgctgactttgtccaatgatttcaccgctttccaaatgtgctgttatcacatctttgataacggactctagcagtttccccaccaccgatgttaggctaaccagtctataattccccggtttctctctccctccttttttaaaaagtggggttacattaaccaccctccaatcctcaggaactagtccagaatctaaagagttttgaaaaattatcactaatgcatccactatttcttgggctacttccttaaacactctgggatgcagaccatctggccctggggatttatctgcctttaatcccttcaatttacctaacaccacttccctactaacatgtatttccctcagttcctccatctcactggaccctctggaggaacaacaccttatattccttctgggtagcctccaacctgatggcatgaacattgacttctctaacttctgctaatgctccacctccccatcgtaccccatccattatttatttatatacacacattctttctctctctctctcctttttctccctctgtccctctgactataccccttgtccatcctctgggttcccaccccccccttttccttctccctgggcttcctgtcccatgagtctctcatatcccttttggcaatcacctgtccagctcttggctccatccctccccctcctgtcttctcccatcatttcagatctccccctccccctcccactttcaaatctcttactagctcttctttcagttagtcctgacgaagggtttcagcccaaaacatcgactgtacctcttcctagagatgctgcctggcctgctgcgttcaccagcaactttgatgtgtattgcttgaatttccagcatctgcagaattcctcgtgtttacgtaatATAACTAGAAGTCAGGTTTGGTGGTGCCCTACTAATGCTAGTGTACTTTACTATTTTCTCCTTATGCCTGTTGTAATTCAGACTTTGTTTTACATATAAAAGCCAAAAATAACTGGCAGAAAGTAATTTTGCCCCagaaattcattttttttcagGATCCTATCTATATATACtcataaagaaaaacaatagattTTCAACAGAGTGCTATTTTTAAAGTAGCTGTGGATGACAGAAAATTATTTTGTCCAAAATTCTACTAAACCTTTGCGATCAGGCAAAAGGACACCTCCAGTGCATGGACTTCTGACTATGAAATGTGGGGAGGAAGATTACTGTTTAATGTCAAAGTGATGATGCATTATTGAAAGTATAATAAATGCAAGCACGACTCAGCTCATAGAGATGCCTCTTTTAGTTATTCTTTCCTAATACTATGAAAAGTATACTGCTGACATTTACCAACCAATGAGCTCGTTTTTGTTTTCCCTGGGTCAAATTAAAAGACAGTTGAAACACCAGATGTATACTTGGTTGGAACACTTAATAAAAACATATAATTTCTTGTTTTTCTGTCATTTGTTCACATTACTAAATGCCTGTCATTAAATGTGGGGAGATAACACCCACCGGAACATAGAAGTAGCATTGGGATCGAACTTCCAGGAACATATTTGACAATAGAATAATCCTGTTTTCCAACAATAATGAAAACAACGTGTATATTAAGTTCAGGACACTTTGTTTTGTATtcttttaaatgtcattaatATCATATCGTTAACAAGAAGtattaaatatatgcatggattCCTGACTATATATATGCAATTGATGAGTTGTAGGGAGTGTTAGAAGACTGTGAACTGGCTACTTTTGTTGCATTTTGGTGTATGTTGTGTTTTATGCACAGTGACATTAACAGGATGGCTTCAGGTAACAGTCAGGGTAGTCAACTTTTCTCTGTTAacttatttttcattaactttgcaAGCTCAATTTTTTACATTGTTGTTCAAAGAATTTTTTTCATCAACCATTCCAACCATTCTCTGTTTAGTTTTCAAATGATTTTGCTTATTAATGTCATTTATATTATCTTCATAGGAAACAACATACCTTGCGACTTTCGACAATAAACACGTTAGCATCTTTTTCTAGAACACTTTTTGACATTATTCTCAAACTACTCAATGTTTCTGGTTTACAACACTGAAGTCACTGCTTCAAAGTAGAACAGTTGGACGACTCCAGGGACCTTTGAAGTTCATGATGAAATTAGGTCGTTTGTGTgtcaatttttaaaatgtatcgCTTGTTTTATTTGTATATCTTTGGAGGTCTAAAACAGTTGGACTACCTTCACAATATAAAGCATTATGTGCCTTTCCTACTACCATTTTTTTAAACTAACTTCTGAATTTATCCCCAATGTTGTTGCATTATTACTTATAATTGTTTCCCTTCCCTCATTAGGTTTGTCACTATGTTCCATTGTTTTGACCCTGATGTTGGTTTCAATGCAATGGCCCAGGGATCTGGAAGCCTACCCTTTGCTGCCTCTGTCTGATATGTTCGCCAAGGCTGTGCACAGGGCACAGCACCTGCATCTGGTTGCTGCAGAAACCTGCAAAGATTTTGTATGTAGTGAATCCTATGTGACTTATAGGAAACAAAATATGCTCGATCGATTTGCTTGTTGTAGAAATATACATTTCATTTGTGCATTTAAATCCCAACAGGAACGAAAATATATCCCAGAAGAGCAGCGCCATTCCCATAAGAGTTCACCTTCTGCTTTCTGCCAGTCTGAGACTATCCCAGCACCTACTGGCAAAGAAGACGCCCAACAAAGATCGGTAATAAATTAAAAGTGAATTAGAAATTATCTTCAGCTTTACATTTCATGTAACTCATTTGTTCCATAGCTAACAGCTCCTGCAGGCAACATGAAGATGTTCAGCAAGTTCTCAATGAACATATATCGCCTAAATAATTATGCCCAATTATTAGAATATGGGTATCTTACTTTCTCTTGCATTAACTTTAAGACTGTTGCTGGTCAAAAATAATCCTGAAATAAGAAGTAAAGTGTGTTGGGGATAGTTAGCTGGTCTGCAGAAATCCAAAAACTCTTGGAGacaaaagaaattacagatgcaGGAATGTGGAGCAACGAACAATCTTCTGAAGGAGCTCTTTCTTAAGTTGCTCTCTGACCAGCTGAACATTCCACACATTCGTTGTTTTTATCTCAGCTTTACAGCATCTTCAATCTATTTTACTTTCCTTTCCACTAAAGCAACTCCATCAGGTATGTTTCTGACTGGGTAACATGCAGAACACAACAAATTAGTGTAACTGCTTAGGTTTATTTGCACAAAGCTGCTGGTGGTGATGGGGGATTCAGGAAAGAATATTTCGCATGTTCCATGGCTTCTTTCACAGGGAAAAGTCGTTTGTCTTCTAACTGAAATTGATATTTACCTGCTGTTCTCTGTTTCCTAGGACAAGGAGCTGCTGCTGTACTCACTGCTTCTCATTCAGTCCTGGCTCAATCCAATTCAGAACAGTAGAGCTTTCAGGAGCTCGGACAGAGTCTATGACAAACTAAGGGACCTAGAAGAAGGCATCTATTCTCTGATGAAAGTAAGGGTGCACAATATTACTATTACTcccatcataattttgcataAGGCACTGCTATAATTACAAAACCTTATTCATGGTCCAAGTTTTGCACTATGAAGGTGTCATTGTCTCATTGTCATCATTACTCCGTGTAATGGAGAATCAGGAACTCATCGCACAATAATTTGCTATAGGATTACTTTTACAGCCTTTTCCTCCATAATTAAGCTGAAAGCATACCAGAAGGGATAAATGTATCCAGTCAGCCTGCTAACCCACTGTAAAATACTATAAAAAATTTATCTTTAGTTTCCTGAGCTGTGCAAATTTGTAATTGTTTATTGAGCTATAGTTATTTGTCAGCAAACTTCCtgattttgtgtgtttttgtatAT
It includes:
- the gh1 gene encoding somatotropin is translated as MASGLSLCSIVLTLMLVSMQWPRDLEAYPLLPLSDMFAKAVHRAQHLHLVAAETCKDFERKYIPEEQRHSHKSSPSAFCQSETIPAPTGKEDAQQRSDKELLLYSLLLIQSWLNPIQNSRAFRSSDRVYDKLRDLEEGIYSLMKALEDGSSSQGFAWLKFSYDRFNGDLSEEALMKNYGLLACFKKDMHKVETYLKVMNCKRFAESNCTV